Below is a genomic region from Eupeodes corollae chromosome 1, idEupCoro1.1, whole genome shotgun sequence.
tgcaagagaattctaataacctcaacctttcgggccgttctgtacgcaattaaatCATTGGcgtatcagatcgctggtgtaaatgatGGAGAGAATCGACGAATTCACCGCCCcttttgaagaccatttttgatTAAGAATGCACGGAGAAAAATGATCGGTTAAAAATACCAGAAAACTCGTGTAAAATTAACAGAGTAAACCTGCTAATATAGCACCTGCAAACTCAATCTGTTAAATTTACACGAGCTTActcgattaaaaaaaattggtaaattttaCCCACGTCCTCGGTTGAAGTgttctaaatttttatttgcctACTTTTCggttaaatttgtcaaaattggtCTAAAATTATTTGGTAGGAATAGCCTAGAAGTTTGTAAAAGCAACATATTGAATTGCTTAAAATAACCTATTAACTGgtttaaatttacaaacttaGTTAGTTGCAGCAACCTATTTTCTCGGTTATAGTTTTTAGAACTTATGGAAATAACTAATCATTTCGGTTGAATTAGCCTATCTACTCGGTTGGAGTAGCCAATCTACTCGGTTGAAGTAGCCTATCTAATTGGTTGGAATAGCCAATTTACTCGGTAATATTAGCCTTTCTACTCAGTTGGAGTAGATAATTTACTCGGTTGAAGTAACCTTTCCACCCGGTTAAAAAAGCCCATCGACGCGGTTGGAGTAGCCACTTTACTCGGTTGAAGTAGCCATTCTACTCGGTTAAAATAGCCCATTCACTTGGTTGAAGTAGCCTATCTACTCGGTTGGATTAGCCTTTTTACTCGGTTAGAGTTGAATTCTGTAACCAAGTGATAGCCTACTTTAACCGAGTTGATGGGCTACGTATGTAGCTTACCTGTGATTTTACAGTACATTACGCTTATTTGAatcatatataatatataaaaaaaaaaacattttttgttcaatggTTAAAGCATTAtagcaatacaaaatatttattaatcaaataaaGTTAGCATAACATCATATTTACAGTGTTTTTAGATAATTGTATACATGTATTATATGTGTATTCATATATATAagtataaatatacaaatatacagTAGTGTCTCTCAAAACTAATATAAGTGTACTTAGACTATCGAACTTCGATAAgaggataaaatgaaaaatgaaatgaaatcaaaactATTATAAGCTTTGTGAAGACAAACGACTGTTGTTTCagaccacaaaaaaaaaacagtagtgTCTCTCAAAACTAATATAAGTGTGCTTAGACTATCGAACTTCGATAAgaggataaaatgaaaaatgaaactgaAACTGGTATTCACTCCGTCATCCCTAGCTCAGAGAGGAGAGTATTGGTGGCAGTGGATGTTTTATCATAacgggtttttattttatagaaaccGTTCTGAATAAACATCCACGTACAGGAACACTCCTCAGGATATTTAGCGTTAagggtaaaaattatttttatacacgCATCAACTGCTTCAACAATTGTTGGAATGAAATATCTATGATCATTAACAATTACAAAATACGATTTGACACTATTCAGTGACTCACCAACCGCAATGATGAAAGGTTGTAATGTTAGATTGTATTCTTCAAGCCTGTGTTTCCGCGCAGAAACAGCTTCACAGATCTCTGCATCGGTTTTAACGTGCGTGATGAATGCCTCCCGCACTTCGGCTTTCGATGGTCTCCAAACTTTTTTAGTAGCTCCTTtgagcttaaaagtttttacggATAGTAATGAAGGAATAAGGAGTAAGGCTCCAAGGTTGCTTGAATCCTCGGAAGCTGAAATGAAATATAAGGTACATCTTTAGTCAGTAAAtgcatatagaaaaaaaaatcacaaaaacaagTTAATTGATAAGTTAAATcgtaatttgtaattttacttacttttctCAAGGGACAGCAAGTTCTGGACGCATTTATCCCTTCCTGTCCTTTTTGCAGCTAATTggaatatttgtgttttatatgTTGCGAAGGACTCGATGAACCCGTTGTAGTTTTCGGGATACAGAAATTCGAAGTCCTTTAACAGCTGAAAAAAAATGGATATGATTAAATTACGTATTCAAtttgattaaacaaattttgaagagaagttaatattattatatatgtgTTAATTATTAAATAGTGAGACATTTACTAAAAGATATCCGGTTGGCTTTTTCAAAGCAGGGAACTCCTTAAGGTAATTGTCAATGGTCATTTGCTTAAGTATATGCAGACGTGCCGGTGTGGTGGCCACCCACTTCTCCTCTACCGTAGTCCAGGGATGACTCGAATTTCTCAGCCACTGAAGGGCATCCTCGCAATCTACATCATTTAGCAAATTGTTTGTTTCCTGGAAAATTTCCAATTGCGATGAACTTGAAGTTGAAGGAGATGGAGAAGAAGAATATATTCTTGATCGCTTTGGGATAAGGCCAGATGCCCTATATTTCCTTTTCAAATTATGAATTTGATGTGGGAGCTTTCCTCCCCAGCGGCTTATAATTCCACGGCTAGTTTCAGTTATGTTGTTGATCAAATAAACTGTCTTTTTTTCCgcagttttttagaaaacactGTTTCACACACAATTctacagtttttatttaaattgaccGTCCATAAACAACACTTTACCTTGGTTCGaatagataatttttaattaaaacacttAAGAGTTCAAAACGCGACTTAACACTTCAACTTCACATCACAGAATGAACTGAGTTCAGAAAATGAAATGCGTTGTACACGATGCACATAAAGTACATGTAACCCTCTACTCGGTTCATTTAGCACACTTGAAGGGTTCATTTAGCACATTAAAAAGGTTAAATGTATATGGGAGACGCCATATGATATAAGTATTAGTGTCTGGAGCAGCGTTGCTCGGTAAATATAACCCATTAAAACGTTTAAATAGATTCCTCACACAAGTAACAGTTGACTGTAGTTTACCCATTTACTCGGTTAATATAACCCATTTACTCGGTAAATATAACCCATTAAAACGTTTAAATAGATTCCTCACACATGTACCAGTTGACTGTAGTTTACCCATTTACTCGGTTAATATAATCCATTTACTCGGTGAATATAACACATTAAAACGATTAAATAGATTTCGCACACATGCACTTTAGTTTACCTATGTACTTAGTCAATATAACCCATTTACTCGGTAAATGTAACCTATTAAAACGATTAAATAGGTTCCGCAAATTAGAACATATATCACTCAGTAAAAAGAAAGAATGACTCGGTTAAATTAAACGAATcgattatttattgttaacccATTTAAgtagtaaaattaaataaatcttgtgGGTTATTTTAACCGACGTACTCAGTAAACTTAAACAACTTACATTTTAGGTGGATTTAAACAAGAAGgttgtttaatattaataagGTATGTgctaaattaaataagtttaattgtttaaataagcCAAGTTACTCggctaaaagaaaaatttagaaCATTTCTTATCTTAACCCTATAACCATaaggtgtcaaaggccttttccaaatcaaccagaacagcacctgtgcattgttgttttgatatattccattggatatcagaaacgacctagcatgaattgtgtcatgacccgccttgaacccgaactgtttaaccggaattattttgttgtccgcagcccacttagtcagagccacATTGATGATctcttcgaaaactttgctgatgctgggaagcagacttatcgaccgaagatttgacgggttggagttatcccttccctttttcgggagaggatgagaCGCAGCGGTCTTCCACTGGATAATATGTTATTCATTGCATAATTGAacagcgtggtgtaaatgtcaattgcctccatcggtaaatgtctaagcacaacgttggatataccatcgacacctgctgactttttgttttttattgaaggtTTAAAGAGGAGacaccggtgcacattggtcttaaagttttgaaaatcaaaattccacATTTTCGATGTGCAGTTAAAAACAGAATCTCTATTCTTGAAAGTACGTCCGTttcttggggaacaccagaatTTTTATTATGAATATCAGACTTGAAACcttccaatacaacttgtttgGAATGGTTAGAAAGGTAGTttttaatccaacgaagaaggattcatcaataccacaAGCAAAGtattttgataagagagcttggtacTCATTctttaaaatgctttttaaatatcaagtgcaataatcttacttgctccaaaacgatgtaaagatttgttccacagtTCCATACTGACGGTCATAAAGAAGCTGCCATTATTTAATGTATCTCGTAAGCTGATAGtaaatcagcgttttcatgaccttggaaaaaagggaaGTAAGTGCTTTTTTGCGATAGTTGGaggccttttttagggacaggctggacaaatgttgttttccatccgcttggaTAGAGACCTGCAGAGTAGggaagatggaaaagcttacgcagtactTTTGACAGCGTTAAAGAACTTCTCTTCAGGACAATAGTGGAATACATACTATCCGAGTCAGCGGATTACATACagagtcttatttttttgtgaatagaCTCTAAAAAGTAGACCAAAGATCCGCCGCTACAAATTCAGACAAGAACACCAGCGCTTAAATCCAACGGAAAATAATTTTcgcaaatcgctgtttctttggaattAGAAGGCTATTAAGTCACCTTAAATAACACACTTATAATTCTGGTTCGCATGTATTGTTGAGGTTCGAACATTGTCAAGGCAAGAGATGAGAAAGTTTTAAGATGGTTTAAGAGTTTAGGTGGAGAGTGCGAGGAAAGATACAATGTCGAACTGTACGGCAACAGGTATCTAGTccgaagaatacaaaaaaaaaattaaaatcaaaactataGAAGGAAGGGAAGGTCTTCAAATTCAATCTCAAAAGCAGAGTAAGACCACGATTGATGTTGCACACGCAGTTAGGAGAGGACTTTAATTAgtttggcgtgtgaaactggagacagataACCTAGGAACAGGACTATtgcgtcaccttaagtaagtaagaaccGGCACAaaattgcatgaaataatcttcgcACATTAAATTATATCGACCGTTCTATCGATTCAAATTAGGGTTTCATGCATTTTTACCTATTGTATGTGTTTTCTTAACTTCcgaaagatgttaaaaaaatcactcgTTCCAAGAACTTGCTTAGTTTAATTTATATGCTCGATACTCGTATTTTAAGATACCAGTGGTCAAGTTTGCtgcctaaaattttaaaattagcagTCGGTTTGTTATTAagagaaattatttattatgcAAGCCAACAAATATTTCGTTTTGCAAACGAACTGTCTTCTCATACTACTTGGGATAGTTTAATGTcagaatttgtttgaaaaacttttatttaattaactgagaaattgccaaaactaaattttaacagaaaattcaAACAACCCTATAATGCAAACCTCCGTGTATAGAAATTTTATTCCAATTCAAGAAGGACGTGTGGTAATTATAAGAATCATTCCAATTTTCCGTATTTGACTTTGACATGCACAGTGTACGATATAACCTACAATTCCTCAAATTATTTGTCCTTCGAATTCGGAAACAATTTCGTTGAATTCCCTATGCGACAAGTACCTGTCCAAACTTCAGAGTTACAAATGTAGGTACTTCagtaatttcattatttaacgTATCGTATAATTAATGTATACATATATGCGTAGGAATGAGGGTAGGCTCCAATTTCGTGGCATACATTTCGTTTCTAAATGACATTGAGGTCCATTCAGTTTGCCATTTAGGACTGTGTAGTGTGTTTTAAGCGTGTATATGATTTTCTGGGGACTTGCCAGTCGTTAAATTTATACATGGAACAcgagtaaatataaatatctacATTTAACTATCTACGAATTTGTTTAATGGAAAATGTTTTGAAGTaataaggtttttgaaataatgattcaaagaaaaattctcGAGAATAATATTGCGGTCAAGGAAGGAAACCATACTCAAGAAAATTTCCAAGGTatgattgaatttaataataacaagATTATGAAAACAGTATGTACAATGAACATACTTTTATACAAGATACGATAGGTTCTACTAACTTGTGTCCTATATTCACATAAGTATAGAGATGAACTTAGAACTTCAATCAGTAATCCCTTAAAATATTGGAACCAGTTTCTGTTTATGGTTTAACTTTTAACATCCTACCTATGAATATGACAGTTAGCTACATTGAAGCTATACCTGGAACTCTTCAAACCTGGAATTAAGTTTAGGTTTGAGGTTATTCAATTGAATAATATAGGACTAGAGTTGTGTAGAGAAGATACGAATGTTATTAGCTTCGAGTGCATGGTTTGAACCAAACGTAATTTAACTTATTGCAAAATACccctcttcttctttttcaagaGATTTTGTCTATTCGAtttcgaaaaaattcaattcaaatccatgaatcaaaagaaaattaaatgtatatttcgctgaaaatttcaaattaatgaaaaaaagtaaaaatgaagaTAGGTACTTAGAATAGGAAATCATTCAACAATAAATGTGGTTGGTAATGGGCattgaaatatctttatttagttttgtgcaattaaaaattttaaactgaaaaaataaaacaacttggTTTTCAAGGAGAATTGtccaattaaataaaagtaaacgtTTCATTGCAGGAAAAGATCTCAATGGTTGTGCGATGAAAAGTTATGGATTttctaattaaaacaaaattaaaagtacgAGCTAGCAAAAGTACTTCaggttgaaaattaattttaactttagagCTATTTACCATTAATTAAGATAAACAtatctaacaaaaaatacaatgagGCTGGGATTCAACTGACACTTCCCATTTGTGCCCGTCggtcgatttttataaaagtcttacaaaatattagtaacaacattttgtgtacaAGGTACAAAAGTTTCAAATCAATATCTGTCTTTGTTTTCAAGTCTTGAGTTAAAGCCCagtttttagatgtttttgaaggtttttgttttgtgtacaaaagtaacaaatgttgaaaataatatttcttataagataaaattagttaaataataaaacgatCTGGTTTTGAATAAATGCAGATAAAGGACCAAGAACATGGGttatttgaactttttgtttaaGGCCAATTACTACAAGAGTAAAATCTTAAAGTTAATAAAGACAACTTAGTTGCCGGCAACTTTCAACTCCGTACAAGCTTTAACCTGTGTTTTGACAGGtttcaacaacttttttgtCAATAATCCAGGTCGTAGGATAAATGATATTGCGGGAATTTCTTGAAAGTACTTTCCCAGAAAAACCTTAAAAGGGTTTTCATCACCtggaatatttcaataaaagattctattttaaaagatttttttcgaaattgaaaaaacaaaaaggagaaCCTATAGCGTTAGGAATTATGatcaatgttaaaaatttagtaTAGATAGTGATGCAGAGGCACATGTTGAGCCTATTTAGAATGTCACGATGTGTCAGGATGTTGATGCTGAAATTGGGTGATTTGTTCTGgttcaattttgtataatcTCGGTAAAGTTGAGGACATAGATATGGAATCGGTGATatgttattttatcaaaaaattagcGTGAgcaacaaaaatttcaacttttaagaACCTGTAGTTGACGATACAGGAGTAGCAATGAGATCTGACTTCGTGGCTAAATTGACAAGCCCAAAAGCTCTTCCAGGAAGAGCTAGGTCAAACAAATTAATCTGGTTTTATCTTAACTTTGGTTAtttaatattgcaatgactagtaATGACAGAGTGTGGTGAAGCATTcgacattcgcgtagtgcggaTGAAGAgcaaatctctatacttgacgaccgaagttgggctccaCGGTATACTAATAaccattcctagaagcgcaatTATTAAGGATAACCTGTTTAAGGGATAAATGCAGTTGGATATTTCTCTTAAGCATAAACCATTTAAATAACCGTAAGAAACAAGTGAGACAAGCAACTTTACGACGAGCTTCAAGCAACGTAAATGATGCAACCAATCTAAATATTCTACGTTCaatgctgtccaagaggcttaagtaagttgcagaagcaCCAGGCCAAAAATGAGAGTTACTCatgctttggacgtatataagtcttgtagatataACAGCTAGATGaaagggggagaaaaactttttgcatcgccttagaaattTGTAAGctacatcgcgtatgtgatcgagGAGGTTGCTGATAagcataccgagaatatcgcgATGTTCTGTCTCATTGATGAATATGACATCAATGAATAGTGGTAAGGTGGTATATTTCACCTTAAGCCTACAAGACAGAGTTACGAAgcattaagggggtattctggtctagagacatgaattttaggtaatttttgaagtgctgaagaaaaaagcaagcaacaattttccatcaatttttgtatacattatttatttacatttaagaagaagaaaaaaaaataaaaaagtaaaaaaaaaaatcaaaattcccttagttatcagctgattgagtggtgcgtctcaaaaatttggggcgtgaccatacccacgatttaaactctcctagaaatctgaaatcaaaaactaaaaaagattattaatctacaataatgtcgcaacgtctggaactacggaaaagttacaaacatttttttttacaaaatggcgactgtctaaagaaaaattaaaaaaattacaatttttttgaacattcttcgatttgttaaaaatagtaaaaatgaaaattgggggatggccgtagttccggacgtagacaagtccctaaaaaagactctcttaaaatttcaagtaaatcggttcggcagaacctgagaaatcgtgggtatcagattcaaaaagacagttctgagaaaaacgcgtttaaagtacccattatgtcttttgttctattagttgcagcccaaccgatttggatggctgctcagcaaaatacttatttctccgaaaataatttgaatttggggaaatcctctcgtagacatattcttaaatagttaaactatgaaaatatgaagagaaaaaaaaatcgattttttttaatttatagaccagaatacccccttaaatgcTACACGTTCCCCATTGAACATTCTGAAGTAGAGGGATGTGAgactgaaaacgaatatgaaatgtATTggtttagaagtttcagacaggaGATCGTTAAGATAAATGAGAAACAGTATTGAAGGCTAAACAGAGCTCTGAGGCATACTAAAATTTAttatgtggttttcagacttgaacccatttAATACTTCTTGTGTGGAACTATCcaaagtaattactaatccaatgaaggatttaattgtaaaaacctaaaacacgcttttcgataagagagcctgataccagaccctatcaaatgcttttgaaatattaattgcaataatattaatttctcCAAGACGATGTACAGATTTgattcactgttcggtgagatggtCGATggaccagtggaccta
It encodes:
- the LOC129942132 gene encoding uncharacterized protein LOC129942132, producing the protein MTIDNYLKEFPALKKPTGYLLLLKDFEFLYPENYNGFIESFATYKTQIFQLAAKRTGRDKCVQNLLSLEKTSEDSSNLGALLLIPSLLSVKTFKLKGATKKVWRPSKAEVREAFITHVKTDAEICEAVSARKHRLEEYNLTLQPFIIAVGESLNSVKSYFVIVNDHRYFIPTIVEAVDACIKIIFTLNAKYPEECSCTWMFIQNGFYKIKTRYDKTSTATNTLLSELGMTE